In the Populus trichocarpa isolate Nisqually-1 chromosome 1, P.trichocarpa_v4.1, whole genome shotgun sequence genome, one interval contains:
- the LOC7476847 gene encoding PH, RCC1 and FYVE domains-containing protein 1 yields the protein MATLEPALRVGPLERDVELAITALKRGAQLLKYGRRGRPKFCPFRLSNDESALIWISGKEEKHLKLSHVSRIIPGQRTPIFQRYPRPEKEYQSFSLIYNDRSLDLICKDKEEAEVWFTGLKALISHHQLWKKREETRNDGLLSEANSPRAYTLRSSPLSFAFGSDDSSMKDGTDPLRLRTPYDSPPKAGLEKALSDAVYTVPPKVLFPLESACGPGSDETTGRMKNTNTEAFRVSLSSAVSSSSQGSGRDDNDALGDVYIWGEGTGEGILGGGVHKSGGSDIQMDSFVPKALESAVLLDVQAIACGRQHAALVTKQGEVFSWGEELGGRLGHGVDSDVSHPKFVDGLKNFNVELVACGEYLSCAVTLSGDLYIWGGNAYNFGLLGCGSEATQWVPRKLSGPLEGIHVSSVSCGPWHTAVVTSAGQLFTFGDGTFGVLGHGDRSSVSTPREVESLKGLRTMRVACGVWHTAAVVEVMVGSSSSSNCSSGKLFTWGDGDKGRLGHGDKEARLVPTYVATLVEPSFCQVACGHSLTVALTTSGQVYTMGSPVYGQLGNPQADGKVPTRVEGKLMKNFVEELACGAYHVAVLTSRTEVYTWGKGANGRLGHGDTDDRNFPSIVEALKDKQVKGIICGTSFTAAICLHKWVSGIDQSMCSGCRLPFNFKRKRHNCYNCGLVFCHSCSSKKSLKASMAPNPNKPYRVCDYCFSKIRRSTGTDSSVHSTLRRRGSENQGLNEITEKSENSNTRSHAKLGRNFSMESSKEVESISSRRNRKSSSISTQVSPSAYDVSQRNAFNNSKSFGSSKKFFSASVPGSRIVSRATSPTSRRSSPPRATTPTPALSVHELPKVAVDGTGRLNDSLREEVVKLRAQVEELTHKAQLQEVELERTTSQLKEAVAVAEEETAKCKAAKEVIKSLTAQLKDVAERVPVGAARNNNSPSFYYSSNTPLRAVSPGVLEQLRGPRTCHEQDSNGSNSLVVSNVSAPTTNQTPHHSEVAHIEATLRNKNRTAKVEPTNGDEWVEQDEPGVYITLVSLPGGAKDLKRVRFSRKRFSEKQAEQWWASNRARLYQQYNVPMGERSLVSVGREGLAH from the exons ATGGCTACTTTGGAGCCGGCGTTGAGAGTGGGCCCCTTAGAGAGAGATGTTGAATtg GCCATCACTGCTCTTAAAAGAGGAGCTCAGTTGCTCAAGTATGGCCGTAGAGGGAGGCCCAAGTTTTGCCCCTTCAGGCTGTCAAAT GATGAATCTGCTCTAATATGGATATCTGGGAAAGAGGAGAAGCATCTTAAACTAAGCCATGTCTCCAGAATTATCCCTGGTCAGCGCACT CCAATTTTTCAGAGGTATCCTCGTCCTGAGAAGGAATACCAGtcattttctctaatttataATGACAGGTCTTTAGATTTG ATATGCAAGGACAAAGAAGAAGCTGAAGTCTGGTTTACTGGTCTAAAGGCACTAATATCACATCACCAGCTTtggaaaaagagagaagaaactAGAAATGATGGACTTTTATCTGAGGCAAATAGTCCTAGAGCATACACCCTTAGAAGTTCTCCTTTGAGCTTTGCATTTGGTAGTGATGATAGTTCAATGAAG GATGGAACAGATCCTCTTCGTCTTCGTACTCCATATGATAGTCCTCCTAAAGCTGGTTTAGAGAAGGCATTGTCTGATGCAGTATACACTGTGCCTCCCAAGGTTTTATTTCCGTTAGAATCTGCCTGTGGGCCAGGCTCAGATGAAACAACAGGTCGTATGAAGAATACAAACACGGAAGCTTTTAGGGTCAGTTTATCAAGTGCTGTTAGTTCATCAAGTCAAGGCTCTGGCCGTGATGACAATGATGCTTTAGGGGATGTTTATATTTGGGGTGAAGGCACTGGTGAGGGCATTCTAGGTGGCGGAGTTCATAAAAGTGGAGGTTCTGATATTCAGATGGATTCTTTTGTGCCAAAAGCCTTGGAATCTGCAGTTCTATTAGATGTTCAGGCTATAGCTTGTGGTCGGCAACATGCTGCTTTGGTAACAAAACAAGGGGAAGTTTTCTCTTGGGGAGAGGAACTTGGTGGCAGACTTGGACATGGTGTGGACTCTGATGTCTCACATCCAAAGTTTGTAGATGgactaaaaaatttcaatgttgAACTTGTAGCATGTGGAGAGTATCTTTCTTGTGCGGTAACACTCTCTGGTGATTTGTACATATGGGGTGGTAATGCTTATAATTTTGGGCTCCTGGGATGTGGCAGTGAAGCTACTCAGTGGGTTCCAAGAAAGTTAAGTGGACCTCTAGAGGGAATACATGTCTCATCAGTTTCATGTGGACCATGGCACACGGCTGTTGTAACCTCTGCTGGCCAATTGTTTACATTTGGAGATGGAACCTTTGGGGTTTTAGGACATGGAGACCGAAGTAGTGTGTCAACACCCAGGGAGGTTGAGTCCCTTAAGGGCCTCCGCACCATGCGAGTAGCTTGTGGTGTGTGGCACACAGCTGCAGTTGTTGAAGTCATGGTTGGGTCATCAAGTTCCAGTAATTGTTCTTCAGGAAAACTCTTCACGTGGGGAGATGGAGATAAAGGTCGTCTTGGGCATGGTGATAAGGAAGCTAGACTGGTGCCCACTTATGTAGCTACTCTTGTTGAACCCAGCTTCTGTCAAGTTGCCTGTGGTCACAGCCTCACTGTTGCTCTTACAACCTCGGGCCAAGTTTACACCATGGGAAGCCCTGTATATGGTCAATTGGGGAATCCTCAAGCGGATGGCAAGGTCCCTACTCGTGTTGAGGGAAAGCTCATGAAAAACTTTGTTGAAGAGTTAGCCTGTGGTGCTTATCATGTTGCAGTTTTGACCTCAAGAACTGAAGTTTACACATGGGGAAAGGGTGCAAATGGCAGACTAGGCCATGGTGATACAGATGATAGAAATTTCCCATCTATTGTTGAAGCTTTGAAAGACAAACAGGTTAAAGGTATTATCTGTGGCACTAGTTTTACCGCAGCTATCTGTCTTCATAAATGGGTATCCGGTATTGATCAATCAATGTGTTCCGGTTGCCGCCTGCCATTTAATTTCAAACGGAAACGGCACAATTGTTATAATTGTGGGCTTGTTTTCTGCCATTCATGCAGTAGTAAAAAGTCCCTCAAGGCTTCAATGGCTCCAAATCCTAACAAACCTTACCGTGTCTGTGATTATTGTTTTAGCAAAATTAGAAGAAGCACCGGAACTGACTCATCAGTTCACTCTACTCTTAGGAGAAGAGGAAGTGAGAATCAGGGACTAAATGAAATCACAGAAAAGAGTGAAAATTCGAATACAAGATCACATGCTAAGCTTGGAAGAAACTTCTCTATGGAATCATCTAAAGAGGTGGAAAGTATATCTTCCAGAAGAAACAGGAAGTCAAGCTCCATTAGCACTCAGGTTTCACCCTCTGCTTATGATGTTTCTCAGCGTAATGCATTTAACAACTCTAAATCATTTGGATCCTCCAAGAAATTTTTCTCAGCTTCTGTTCCTGGATCAAGAATTGTGTCTCGAGCAACATCGCCAACATCAAGACGATCTAGTCCCCCTCGCGCTACAACACCAACCCCAGCTCTCTCAGTACATGAGTTGCCGAAAGTTGCCGTGGATGGTACTGGAAGGTTAAATGACAGCCTGCGTGAAGAAGTTGTAAAATTAAGAGCTCAG GTCGAAGAACTTACACATAAAGCTCAGCTTCAGGAAGTTGAGCTGGAAAGAACAACCAGTCAGTTAAAGGAGGCTGTTGCAGTAGCAGAGGAGGAGACTGCGAAATGCAAAGCAGCAAAGGAAGTAATTAAGTCACTCACTGCCCAA ttGAAAGACGTGGCTGAGAGGGTTCCTGTTGGAGCAGCAAGAAACAACAATTCGCCCTCTTTTTATTACTCTAGCAACACTCCTCTACGGGCTGTTTCTCCTGGAGTTCTTGAGCAACTCCGGGGTCCCAGAACATGTCATGAACAAGATTCAAACGGATCAAACAGCCTGGTAGTTTCGAATGTGTCAGCACCCACCACTAATCAAACTCCACATCACTCTGAAGTGGCACACATAGAAGCAACACTAAGGAATAAGAACAGAACGGCAAAAGTTGAACCCACTAATGGTGATGAATGGGTTGAGCAAGATGAACCAGGCGTATATATTACCCTTGTTTCCTTGCCTGGAGGTGCCAAAGATCTCAAGCGTGTCCGTTTCAG TCGAAAGCGTTTCAGCGAAAAACAAGCAGAACAATGGTGGGCATCCAACAGAGCCAGATTATATCAGCAATACAATGTTCCCATGGGTGAGAGGTCTCTTGTTAGTGTGGGGAGGGAAGGGTTAGCCCATTGA